The Leptospira stimsonii genome includes the window AGAAAAAATTCCTTATATGACCAACTTGATTCTCAACTCGACCGACGAAGGTCAGGGAATCATATTCACGAATTATAAAGCGAATATTCCAAAAATCGTACATACTCTTCGAAGATTTGGAGTTCCAGTCACTGGAATTTCCTCCGAGCTGGATCAGAAAAAAAGACTCAGGCTCCTCAGAGATTTTAAATCCGGTAAATATCGTTACATGGTCGCAACCGACGTCGCTTCCCGCGGAATCGACGTGGAGAATATCGACATCGTTTACAACTACGACCTTCCCCAAGACACGGAAAACTACGTTCATAGAATCGGAAGAACCGCGAGAGCCGGAAGAAAAGGAAAGGCGATCGGCTTTTGTTCCGAATCCGATTACGTGGAATTGGAAAAGATCGAAAAGTATCTCAAACAAAAGATCGAAGTACTCGAAGTCAATGAAGAATACATTCAGTTTCCCAAGGGAGAATTTCAGGCTTTTGTGGGCGGAGATTCGTACGATAAGGAAAAGGAAACTCATTTCAAACAGAACGGAAGACGTCCTCACGAAAGAGAACGCGGTGGTGCGCACTCGCACGGTCGAGACAAAAGAGGGGACAAACGTCCAGCACATGCCGGTCAAACAAATCCTCGGGACGGGCACAAGAAGAAGCCGGCCGCGGCGATCCAAGAAGCCGAAGTCTTTTTGCAAAAAGTCGATTCCGTTTTATCTGCCGAGCCGAAACAAAACAAACAAGGCAACAAGCAGAATAAGTTCCAAGGCAATAAGGACAAACAACGTCAGCCGCAACCGCAGGGACAACGCAATCAGAATCAAAACCAGAATCGAAGTCAACAACAGTCGAACAGACAATACGACAAGAGCAAACGGAATCTCTTCGATATCAACGATACCAAAAGAGAAGATTCTCAAAAGAAAAAAGGTTCGATTTGGCAAAAAATCAAATCTATCTTTGGGGGCTGATTCTATTCTCCTTAAGCTTGTGGGAATTGGAGGCGAAGGTCGCGATTCCCACGCAGTCCTCCGAACGTTATGTGCGCTTTGAGGACGTCCAAAAAGAATTCCCTTCCCTCAAATCCTATTTTAATCCAGCGACTTTCGTAGGTTCGATCCGACATCCTTCCGGAGAAATTCGATTTCGGGTGGGTTCCTCGTTTTACACGTTCAACCAGACGATCGAAAAGATTTCTTCTCCGGTTCTTTATAAGGAAAGGGATTTTCTCATTCCTCCCGAGATCATGGAGGCGCTTTTCGTTCAATTGATGTCCGAGGACGTCCGTTATGAATATAAGGAAAATGTGTTGGAGTTGGAAATTCTTCCTAGTGCCGAAAAACTCGGGATCAAAACGATTCTGATCGACGCCGGTCATGGCGGGAAGGATCCGGGAACCGCTTCCGATTCCGGTACTCACGAAAAAGATATTTCTCTTCAGGTGGCGAAAATTCTTAAAAAATTCTTCGAGAAGGTTTACCCGGAGATCAACGTTGTCCTCACGAGACCGGACGATACGTTTGTTGAGTTGGAGCGTCGTTCCGAAATCGCGAACAGGGAACTCAAAAAGACGGGAAGTTCTCTCTTTATCAGTCTCCATTGTAATTCTTCCATCAACGAGGAAGTGAACGGTTTCGAGATCTATTATCTTTCTCAGACGCCTTCCACGGAATCGGCGCGGGAAACCGCTCTTCTGGAAAACAGAATTCTCAAACCTCGGGGAAGCTCGGCGGTCAAAAAAGTTCAGGCGGGAATGATGTCTTCTTTGATCCAAAGAAGGAGCAGAATCTTAGCAAGGGCTTTGGAATCGGAGATGAAAAAAAAGCTCCAACCTCAAATCCTGTCCAGGGGAGTGAAAAAGGCCGATTTTTCAGTCCTGAGAGGAAGCCTCATGCCAGCGGTTCTCGTGGAAATGGGTTATCTCTCGCATGAAAAAGAATCCAAACTTTTGCAGAGCAAGGGTTTGCAAGTCAAGTTAGCGAAAAGCATCGTAGAGGGAATCCGGGGATATGAATTGGCAAAAAATTAAAGAATCTGCAATCGCGATCAAAGATGCGGCATGGGAAGCGATCAAGGCCGCCGGAGTAAAAATCAATCTCGGTTATCTCTGGTTGTTTCGCACCGCGACCGAAGACGGAGTTTCTCGAAGAACTTTGTTTCTTACCTACGCTTGGATCGGAGTCGTCTTATTTTTCACGTCCTTTATCCTCGCGGGTCACAACCCGTTCGTCACTCTTGTGCCCTTTTCCCTTTACGAAGTAGGCAACAGAGATCCAAGAACCGAAATCACCATCTACGGATCGGACGGCGAAAGACAAGTTTTTCCGGTTCGGAGAAAAGTTCTTCTGGAAGAGGACGAGTTTCGTCATAAAACGATGACTCTTATCGGAGAGATCAGCGAA containing:
- a CDS encoding N-acetylmuramoyl-L-alanine amidase family protein — its product is MAKNQIYLWGLILFSLSLWELEAKVAIPTQSSERYVRFEDVQKEFPSLKSYFNPATFVGSIRHPSGEIRFRVGSSFYTFNQTIEKISSPVLYKERDFLIPPEIMEALFVQLMSEDVRYEYKENVLELEILPSAEKLGIKTILIDAGHGGKDPGTASDSGTHEKDISLQVAKILKKFFEKVYPEINVVLTRPDDTFVELERRSEIANRELKKTGSSLFISLHCNSSINEEVNGFEIYYLSQTPSTESARETALLENRILKPRGSSAVKKVQAGMMSSLIQRRSRILARALESEMKKKLQPQILSRGVKKADFSVLRGSLMPAVLVEMGYLSHEKESKLLQSKGLQVKLAKSIVEGIRGYELAKN
- a CDS encoding DEAD/DEAH box helicase, with the translated sequence MKFEELSIHPKLLSAIQDIGYTELTPIQEKSIPHGLEGKDITGLAQTGTGKTVAFLVPVIHTILTKEIQGVSALVLAPTRELTMQISDEAKKLLKHAEGVRAVPIIGGTDYKSQNKDLEGLKGIIVATPGRLIDMIKSGSIDITNVEFFVLDEADRMLDMGFIQDIRWLLHKCKNRKQTLLFSATLSVEVMRLAYRFLNEPVEIQINPEKIITERIDQKIVHLGREEKIPYMTNLILNSTDEGQGIIFTNYKANIPKIVHTLRRFGVPVTGISSELDQKKRLRLLRDFKSGKYRYMVATDVASRGIDVENIDIVYNYDLPQDTENYVHRIGRTARAGRKGKAIGFCSESDYVELEKIEKYLKQKIEVLEVNEEYIQFPKGEFQAFVGGDSYDKEKETHFKQNGRRPHERERGGAHSHGRDKRGDKRPAHAGQTNPRDGHKKKPAAAIQEAEVFLQKVDSVLSAEPKQNKQGNKQNKFQGNKDKQRQPQPQGQRNQNQNQNRSQQQSNRQYDKSKRNLFDINDTKREDSQKKKGSIWQKIKSIFGG
- a CDS encoding LIC_10740 family protein, with the translated sequence MNWQKIKESAIAIKDAAWEAIKAAGVKINLGYLWLFRTATEDGVSRRTLFLTYAWIGVVLFFTSFILAGHNPFVTLVPFSLYEVGNRDPRTEITIYGSDGERQVFPVRRKVLLEEDEFRHKTMTLIGEISESSYFDKAFASGKGEHYKNLKRLPEIQYAVKAIWKNGNTLILDFRKSTLQEILSGMKFRIDYTYVQQQMKEEDKQKEIARKKMALLDSTFIALEKTVFENFSDIQSVEYRLDGLPETIPGMEYSLNLIHKRN